The DNA sequence CGGCTCCCGTGCGCCCGTGGTGGCGTCCAGCCGGTCCAGGGTCTCCCGGCAGACGGCGACGAGCGCGGCGGTGCCGTCGGGGGAGAGGTCGGGCAGCTCGTCCTGCCGCGCGGTACCGCCGAGCTCACCGGCGAGGATCGGGTCGAGCTCGGTGAGGCGCCGTACGTGGTCGTCGGCGAGGTCCCGGACCGCCCGGCTGGGGCGTGCGGTGCGGTCGGTCCCGGTCTGCGTGTCGTTCATCGCCGGTCATCATGCCCGGACGCCATGGAGCCCGGACCCCCTGAGGGGTCCGGGCTCCATGGTCACCGGGGCGATGGTCCGGTGTGCCTGTGGCGCGGCCGGGATCAGGCGATCTCGGCGCGCCGCTCGCGCAGCAGCTCCAGGCGCTCGTCGAGCAGCTCCTCGAGCTCGGCGATCGACCGGCGCTCGAGCAGCATGTCCCAGTGCGTACGCGGCGGCTTCTGCTTCTTCTGCTCCGGCTCGGTCCCGTCCACCCGACGACCGACGCCGCCCTGCGGGGACTCCCACGTCGCGGGAGCCTCGGCGTCGTTCGCGAACGGCACCTGGAACTCGTAGCCGGACTCGGACACATAACGGACCATCTGCCGCGGCGCCAGGTCGTGGTTGCGGTCCGTCTCGTAGCTGACAGCCCCGAGCCGGCTGCCACGCAGAACGCGGTCGGCCATGCGTCACCCTCCTGTAGCGCGATGTCGAGGGAGCACCTCGACGGTTACGTCTCCGCCACCGGGTGTAACGTGCGTAGAGCTAGAATATTCCGGCGGCAGGGCAGAACGGACCGCTCGAGTTACCTCGCGGTAACCCGCTCTGCGCCCGATTGACCAGTGTTCCCTATCGCCGCCATCTACACACTCTGATGTGACGTGTCAGCCATGTGTGATGGTGCTCACGTCGACGTCGACGAGTGTTCACACGGCGGACCGGACCGGTGCACGGTCGGGGGAGCGCACCGGCAGCAGCGCGACCAGTCCCGCCGCCAGGACCAGCACGATCCCGACCGTCCCGGCCCGGTCCGAGCCGAACGCGTAGGTGAACACCCCGATCAGCGCCGGCGCCAGGAACGACACCGCGCGCCCGGTCGTCGCGTACAGGCCGAACAGCTGGCCCTCCTGCTGCGCCGGGCTGACCCGCAGCAGGTACGACCGCGACGACGCCTGCGCCGGCCCCACGAACAGCCCCAGCACCAGCCCGAAGATCCAGAACATGGTCGGACCGGACACGAACAGCAGGACCACGCCCACCGCGACGCTGCCGGCCAGCGACCCCACGACGACGGCCTTGGGCCCCAGCCGGTCGTCCAGCCGGCCGCCCACCACGCAGCCCAGCGCCGCGACCACGTTGATCGCCACTCCGAAGATCAGCACCTGTCCCGGCTCCAGGCCGTACACGGTGACGGCGAGGACCCCGCCGAAGGCGAACACCGCGTTGAGGCCGTCCCGGTACAGCGCGCTCGCCCCGAGGAAGTACACGGTGTGCGGGCTCGTCCGGTACAGCTCGCGTAGGTCGGCCACGAGCCTGCGGTACGAGCCGACGACGCCCAGCTTCGGCGCGTCCGGCGTCGCCGGCGGTGTCTCGGGCAGCAGGAGGAGCATCGGCGCGGCGAACACCGCGAACCACACCGCCGCCACCAGCACCGCGATCCGCACGTCGAGGCCGTCGGTGGTGGGGACGCCGAGCAGCCCGCCGTCGCCGGACAGCAGGAACACGTACGCCGCGAGCAGCAGCACGATCCCGCCGATGTAGCCCAGTGACCAGCCGAATCCCGACACCCGCCCGACCGTCGCCGGCGTCGACACCTGCGCCATCAGCGCGTAGTAGGACACGTACGCCAGCTCGACGAAGATCGATGCCAGGGCCAGCAGCAGCAGACCCAGCCACAGGTAGGACCAGTCGTCGCGGACGGCGAACATCCCGGCCATGCAGAGCACGACCAGTGCCGTCCACAGCCCGGTCGCGCGCACCCGCCGGCCCGTCCGGTCAGCGCTCTGCCCGATCACCGGCGCCATCAGCGCGATCAGCACCCCGGCCGCGGCCGTCGACCAGGCCAGCCAGCTGTTCGCGCTGACCGGGCCGGGCAGGTCCGCCCCGACCGCGTCGGTCAGGTACACCGAGAACACGAAGGTCAGCGCGATGTGCTGGAACCCCGACGAACCCCAGTCCCACAGCCCCCAGGCCCACACCCGGGATCGGCGGGGCGGGGCCGGCTCTGCGGTCGGGACGGTCGAGGCGGTCACGGCGCGAGCGTATCGACGCCCGCGGGACCCGGCCTCCGATCATCTACGCAGACGCCCACCCGGTCAGCTCCCGACGACGTCGAGCAGCCGGTCCGGCCGGTCGGACAGCAGCCCGTCCACCCCGAGGGCCAGCAGCCGTCGCATCTCATCGGGCTCGTCCACCGTCCACACGTGCACCTCGTGCCCCGCCCGGTGCGCCGCCTCGACGAACCGGCGGTCCGAGGCCACCGGGATCGGCCCGAACGCCGGCGGCACCTGCGCGAACGCCCCCGCCGGCGACGGCAGCAGCCGGCCGGGGACACCCCACGCGCGGGCCCGCAGCGCGACCACTTCGGCCTGCCCCATCGACGTGCACAGCCGCGCCCCGGCCAGCGTCCGGGCGACGTTCAGCCACCGGGCGGAGAACGAGCCCAGGCACACCCGGTCCCAGGCGTCGGCGGCGTCGAGCACCGCCAGGGTCGGCGCGACGACCTCGGCCGACTTCAGCTCGATCGTCACCCGTACCCCGGGCAGCGCGGCGAGCACCCCGGCCAGCCGCGGCAGCGGCTCGGTGCGCTGTGCCCCGGTGACCCGCACGGTGTCGAGCTCCGCGGCGGGGCGCGCGTCGATCCGGCCGGTGCCGTCGGTGGTGCGGTCCAGCGTCGGGTCGTGGTGCACGAACGGCACGCCGTCGGCACTGGCGTGCACGTCCATCTCGACGTAGCGCAGACCGTGGTCGGCCGCGGCGGTGAACGCGGCGAGGGTGTTCTCGCAACCCGCGAGCTCCCCGACGTGCCAACCGCGGTGGGCGTAGGCGCGTGGGTGCGGACCGTCGAGGTACGGGTGGTGCACGGCGGTCAGCCTGGCACCTGCCCGATCACCCCACCACGGGGGAGCACGAAACCCTGGCCTAGCATTCATGGGCCTGGAGAATCAGCGCACCTTCTTGTCTGCGACGGTCCATGGCGTGACACGAGACGCTGCGTACGTGGCGGCGCGGCTTACGCGCCACCGGTAGGGATCCTCCTGGGGAGTAGTAAAACGCAGAAGGTGCGGAGCGAAACTACCCGTCGACCATCGCCTCGAACACACGGTCCTCGGCCCGGAACAGCCCGACTTCCTCATCGTGCAGCACCCGCGGCACGAACCCCGGCACGCCGTCCACCCAGCCACCGCCTCACCGTGGAATCCTGCATCTAACGCAGGAAACCTATAGCGACCCGCGGCTATGTGATCACCTGGGTCCACTGGCAACCGCCGCCGATCATGGGGGAACCGCATGCCGACAATGGATGAGCTCGACGAGAAATGGGGCCGTAAGTACGCGGCGATGATCCGGCTATGGCGCAACGCGTGGGAAGAGTTCGTGCCGTTCTTGGACTACGACGTCGAGATTCGAAGGGTGATCTGCTCTACGAATGCGATCGAATCGCTTAACGCCCGCTACCGGCGCGCGGTGCGGGCGCGTGGTCATTTCCCCACTGAGCAGGCTGCGATGAAATGCTTGTATCTTGTGACTCGCAGCCTGGACCCGACCGGGACGGGCCGCACGAGGTGGACGATGCGTTGGAAGCCCGTGATCAACGCGTTCGCCATCACGTTCGGTGACCGCTGGCCGGGAGCCGAGACCTACTGAGCAACGACGCCGAAACACCGAT is a window from the Pseudonocardia sp. HH130629-09 genome containing:
- a CDS encoding RNA polymerase-binding protein RbpA translates to MADRVLRGSRLGAVSYETDRNHDLAPRQMVRYVSESGYEFQVPFANDAEAPATWESPQGGVGRRVDGTEPEQKKQKPPRTHWDMLLERRSIAELEELLDERLELLRERRAEIA
- a CDS encoding MFS transporter, with translation MTASTVPTAEPAPPRRSRVWAWGLWDWGSSGFQHIALTFVFSVYLTDAVGADLPGPVSANSWLAWSTAAAGVLIALMAPVIGQSADRTGRRVRATGLWTALVVLCMAGMFAVRDDWSYLWLGLLLLALASIFVELAYVSYYALMAQVSTPATVGRVSGFGWSLGYIGGIVLLLAAYVFLLSGDGGLLGVPTTDGLDVRIAVLVAAVWFAVFAAPMLLLLPETPPATPDAPKLGVVGSYRRLVADLRELYRTSPHTVYFLGASALYRDGLNAVFAFGGVLAVTVYGLEPGQVLIFGVAINVVAALGCVVGGRLDDRLGPKAVVVGSLAGSVAVGVVLLFVSGPTMFWIFGLVLGLFVGPAQASSRSYLLRVSPAQQEGQLFGLYATTGRAVSFLAPALIGVFTYAFGSDRAGTVGIVLVLAAGLVALLPVRSPDRAPVRSAV
- a CDS encoding glycerophosphodiester phosphodiesterase family protein; translated protein: MHHPYLDGPHPRAYAHRGWHVGELAGCENTLAAFTAAADHGLRYVEMDVHASADGVPFVHHDPTLDRTTDGTGRIDARPAAELDTVRVTGAQRTEPLPRLAGVLAALPGVRVTIELKSAEVVAPTLAVLDAADAWDRVCLGSFSARWLNVARTLAGARLCTSMGQAEVVALRARAWGVPGRLLPSPAGAFAQVPPAFGPIPVASDRRFVEAAHRAGHEVHVWTVDEPDEMRRLLALGVDGLLSDRPDRLLDVVGS